The following coding sequences lie in one Bacteroidota bacterium genomic window:
- the gldM gene encoding gliding motility protein GldM — MASAKDTPRQKMIGMMYLVLTCLLALNVSKDILDAFIIVNKGLENTALNFTDKNETLYSLFDLAKSVDPVRVTPNWKQAQDIKKKSAELSLFIDQLQKELIAKTEGLDANVADTLQMASIENKDDVNVPTRILIGDSEDGSAGASRNLKNKLNDYKALLTNYILPKDRKTVKLDINTEDPKNSEENENWELYNFYDRPLVASLTILSKLKNDVKNAEATTVDYLLKQVDVETLKFDTIAAKVIPESNYVLLGEEYKADVFIAAFNKTRNPEIMVGDYNESTKTFNGSSNTIPVERGQGKYVASTSKEGIMNYSGTIKVVSPQGKEMVFPFKSEYIVARPALTVSADKMNVLYAGLDNPISVSVPGIPTDRLSVSINNGTLTPTGKGTFNVKVMSGTKADVSVVANLENGEKRNMGVMSFRVKEVPTPSAKFGNLIQSGRMDKSKIVTQQGLIAFYPSFDFAAVAKVKSFRMVIIAGGVAEDMISTTNMLTQAMKDRLQRLKKNERVIFEDIVAVGPNGKSVPLNELVIKVN, encoded by the coding sequence ATGGCTTCAGCAAAAGACACTCCGCGACAAAAAATGATTGGTATGATGTACTTAGTACTCACCTGTCTTTTAGCACTGAATGTTTCCAAAGACATTTTAGATGCATTTATTATTGTGAACAAAGGATTAGAAAACACTGCACTTAACTTTACCGACAAAAACGAAACACTTTATTCCTTGTTCGATTTAGCAAAAAGTGTTGACCCTGTTCGTGTCACTCCCAACTGGAAACAAGCACAGGATATCAAAAAAAAATCTGCCGAGCTTAGTTTGTTTATCGATCAACTTCAAAAAGAGTTGATTGCAAAAACCGAAGGATTGGATGCAAATGTAGCAGACACGTTACAAATGGCCAGCATTGAAAACAAAGACGATGTCAACGTCCCTACCCGAATTTTAATTGGTGATTCAGAAGATGGCTCGGCCGGTGCTTCACGTAATTTAAAAAACAAATTAAACGACTACAAAGCACTTTTAACGAATTACATTTTACCCAAAGACCGTAAAACCGTAAAACTCGACATCAATACAGAAGACCCGAAGAACAGTGAAGAAAATGAAAACTGGGAATTGTACAATTTCTACGATCGTCCATTGGTTGCCAGCTTAACCATTTTATCCAAATTAAAAAATGATGTAAAAAATGCAGAAGCAACCACCGTTGATTATCTGCTAAAACAAGTGGATGTGGAAACATTAAAGTTTGACACCATTGCAGCGAAGGTGATTCCGGAAAGCAATTATGTACTTTTAGGAGAAGAATACAAAGCAGATGTATTTATTGCTGCCTTCAACAAAACCAGAAATCCGGAAATTATGGTGGGCGATTACAACGAAAGCACCAAAACATTTAATGGTAGTTCCAATACCATTCCTGTTGAAAGAGGGCAAGGAAAATATGTGGCAAGCACCAGCAAGGAAGGGATAATGAACTATTCGGGAACGATTAAGGTGGTTTCACCACAGGGAAAAGAAATGGTGTTTCCCTTTAAATCAGAATACATTGTTGCGCGACCGGCATTGACGGTTTCGGCAGACAAGATGAATGTATTGTATGCAGGCTTGGACAATCCAATTTCTGTTTCTGTTCCGGGAATTCCAACTGATCGACTCAGTGTTTCCATTAATAACGGAACACTCACACCAACAGGGAAAGGAACATTCAATGTTAAAGTAATGAGTGGTACCAAAGCAGATGTGAGTGTAGTAGCGAATTTAGAAAACGGAGAAAAAAGAAATATGGGAGTGATGAGCTTCAGAGTAAAAGAAGTTCCAACGCCAAGCGCTAAATTTGGTAATCTAATTCAAAGTGGCAGAATGGATAAAAGTAAAATTGTAACCCAACAAGGCTTAATCGCATTTTATCCATCATTTGATTTTGCTGCCGTTGCAAAAGTTAAATCCTTCAGAATGGTTATCATCGCTGGCGGTGTGGCTGAAGACATGATTTCTACAACAAATATGTTAACACAAGCAATGAAGGATAGATTACAACGACTCAAAAAAAATGAACGTGTAATTTTTGAAGACATTGTTGCTGTAGGACCTAACGGAAAGTCAGTACCTTTAAATGAATTGGTAATTAAAGTAAATTAA
- a CDS encoding YdcF family protein: protein MIKSKYILLLIATLFLSSCVFFRPSPKKLYKRALKSEPYDVIIVPGCPYDGNDWTTAMKGRVIWANHLIEKGIAKNVIFSGGAIYTPYVEAKVMAMYAEALGIPKEKIIIEDKAEHSTENIYYSYHLAKKMGFTKIAVASDPFQSNLLMRFSRTRFKLPIAHIPFVIDTLAKIDDVHPKIDATPCKVENFKSITETQTKRHRRRGTMGKNIQFEKE, encoded by the coding sequence ATGATCAAGTCAAAATACATCTTATTGTTAATCGCAACGTTGTTTTTAAGTAGCTGCGTTTTCTTTCGTCCTTCCCCGAAAAAACTCTATAAACGTGCATTAAAGAGTGAGCCGTATGATGTGATTATTGTTCCGGGTTGTCCGTATGATGGTAACGACTGGACAACAGCTATGAAAGGACGCGTGATTTGGGCCAACCATTTGATTGAAAAAGGGATTGCCAAGAATGTGATTTTTTCCGGTGGCGCTATCTACACACCTTACGTAGAGGCAAAAGTGATGGCAATGTATGCGGAGGCTTTGGGGATTCCTAAAGAAAAAATTATTATTGAAGACAAAGCCGAGCACAGTACCGAGAATATTTATTATTCCTATCACCTTGCAAAAAAGATGGGATTTACAAAAATTGCTGTTGCATCCGATCCTTTTCAATCCAACTTATTGATGCGTTTTTCCCGTACTCGTTTTAAGTTGCCCATTGCACATATTCCTTTTGTGATCGATACCCTGGCAAAAATTGATGATGTGCATCCTAAGATTGATGCCACTCCTTGTAAAGTCGAAAATTTTAAATCGATTACAGAAACCCAAACCAAACGTCATAGACGAAGAGGAACGATGGGGAAGAATATTCAGTTTGAGAAGGAGTAA
- the priA gene encoding primosomal protein N', translating into MYICSMSRTTYFVDVILPLSVPNLYTYRVPFEWNESIAIGKRVVVQFGKGKLYSALIRRIHETPPKQYAAKYIDSILDDTPIVNQKQFELWEWMSSYYMCNIGDVMIAALPGGLRLSSETKILLHQNYKEQLSSIELSDKEFLIVDALEIRQVLSLTDVSEIIEQKIVYPIIKSLIEKGVVLIQEELKEKFKAKIESFVRFTEYADQEENLKAVFEALERKAPKQLDVVMAYITLSKRYSTEKVEVRKSEIAKMVEGADAALKSLEKKNVFEIYEREVGRLSSFENENKISNLNEEQQNVLDSINAQFFGQQKNNGKNEKPVSKDSSLSFGEGRGEVDVVLLHGVTSSGKTEIYVKLIEKTIAEGKQVLYLLPEIALTTQIINRLRKYFGEAVGVYHSKFNENERVEIWNGVLNRSNNQQPTTNYQLVIGARSALFLPFSNLGLVIVDEEHDTSFKQYDPSPRYNARDAAIYLAHLHKAKTLLGSATPSLESYFNAQEGKFGFAEMTKRFGGIQMPEILIADVKEAMRKKMMKSHFSPLLLDTITLALDKKEQIILFQNRRGFAPQLECNMCAWVPQCTNCDVSLTYHKVSNQLRCHYCGYSIKPPTKCAACGDTDLKMKGFGTEKIEEELSIFYPKARIARMDLDTTRSKFAHQHIIQDFEEGNIDILVGTQMVTKGLDFDNVSMVGILNADSMLNFPDFRSFERSYQLMAQVSGRAGRKNKRGKVIIQTQNPDHSIIQEVIANDYLSMYTNQLLDRKNFNYPPYYRLIEITLIHKDVDMVNASSKYFADALKKHFAKRVLGPEFPLVSRVRNQYRKNVLLKIERDASVAQVKKIVSELLVKFKTNADYKSVRVNIDVDPM; encoded by the coding sequence ATGTATATTTGTTCAATGAGTCGCACCACCTATTTTGTTGATGTTATTTTACCGCTTTCGGTTCCCAATTTGTACACCTATCGTGTGCCGTTTGAATGGAACGAATCGATTGCTATTGGTAAACGCGTGGTGGTGCAATTTGGAAAAGGGAAACTCTATTCCGCCCTTATTCGAAGAATTCATGAAACTCCACCCAAACAATACGCTGCAAAATACATTGATTCTATTTTAGACGATACACCCATTGTTAACCAAAAACAATTTGAATTGTGGGAATGGATGAGCAGTTATTATATGTGCAACATCGGTGATGTGATGATTGCGGCTTTGCCTGGTGGACTACGTTTGTCGAGTGAAACGAAAATTCTATTGCACCAGAATTATAAAGAACAACTTTCCTCCATCGAACTCAGTGATAAAGAATTCTTAATTGTGGATGCCTTGGAAATCCGACAAGTATTATCACTGACGGATGTTTCAGAAATTATTGAACAAAAAATTGTTTATCCGATAATCAAATCGCTCATCGAAAAAGGTGTTGTATTGATTCAGGAAGAACTCAAAGAAAAATTCAAAGCGAAGATTGAAAGCTTTGTTCGTTTTACCGAATATGCTGATCAAGAAGAAAATTTAAAAGCAGTTTTTGAAGCCTTGGAACGTAAGGCTCCAAAACAATTGGATGTAGTGATGGCCTATATTACGCTTTCTAAGCGTTATTCAACCGAAAAAGTAGAGGTTCGTAAGTCGGAGATTGCAAAGATGGTGGAAGGGGCGGATGCGGCTTTGAAGTCGTTGGAGAAAAAAAATGTGTTTGAAATTTATGAGCGGGAAGTAGGTCGCTTATCAAGTTTTGAGAATGAAAACAAGATTTCAAATCTGAATGAAGAACAACAAAACGTGTTGGATTCAATCAATGCTCAGTTTTTCGGCCAACAAAAAAATAATGGCAAAAATGAAAAGCCGGTAAGCAAGGATTCCTCCCTCTCCTTTGGAGAGGGCCGGGGTGAGGTCGATGTTGTTTTACTACACGGAGTTACTTCTTCCGGAAAAACCGAAATTTATGTAAAGCTCATTGAAAAAACCATTGCAGAAGGTAAACAGGTTTTGTATTTGTTGCCGGAAATTGCCTTGACCACACAAATCATTAATCGCTTAAGAAAATATTTTGGTGAAGCTGTAGGTGTTTACCACAGTAAATTCAATGAAAACGAAAGGGTAGAGATTTGGAATGGCGTTTTAAATCGTTCCAACAACCAACAACCAACAACTAACTACCAATTAGTTATCGGAGCACGCTCTGCATTGTTCTTGCCTTTCAGTAACTTAGGACTCGTAATCGTTGACGAAGAACACGATACATCTTTTAAGCAATACGATCCTTCTCCACGTTACAATGCGCGCGATGCGGCTATTTACCTGGCGCATTTACACAAAGCAAAAACATTGTTGGGTTCTGCTACTCCCAGCTTGGAAAGTTATTTCAATGCGCAAGAAGGAAAATTTGGTTTTGCTGAAATGACCAAACGTTTTGGGGGCATTCAGATGCCTGAAATTTTAATTGCCGATGTAAAAGAGGCGATGCGAAAAAAAATGATGAAGTCGCATTTTTCTCCCTTGCTTTTAGATACGATTACGTTGGCATTGGATAAAAAAGAACAAATTATTTTATTTCAGAATAGAAGAGGGTTTGCACCTCAGTTGGAATGTAATATGTGTGCCTGGGTGCCACAATGTACCAATTGTGATGTGAGTTTAACCTATCACAAGGTGAGCAATCAATTGCGTTGCCATTATTGCGGTTATTCGATAAAACCACCCACCAAATGTGCTGCTTGTGGAGATACCGATTTAAAGATGAAAGGTTTTGGTACTGAAAAAATAGAGGAGGAGTTGTCCATCTTTTATCCAAAAGCCAGAATTGCACGGATGGATTTGGATACTACACGAAGTAAATTTGCGCACCAGCATATCATACAGGATTTTGAAGAAGGGAACATTGATATTTTGGTGGGGACACAAATGGTGACCAAAGGATTGGATTTTGATAATGTGAGTATGGTTGGGATATTGAATGCAGACAGCATGTTGAACTTTCCAGATTTCAGGTCGTTTGAGCGGAGTTATCAATTGATGGCGCAAGTGTCGGGGAGAGCAGGAAGGAAAAATAAACGAGGGAAAGTAATTATACAAACTCAAAATCCGGATCACAGTATTATTCAGGAAGTGATTGCAAACGATTATTTGTCGATGTACACCAATCAACTTTTGGATCGGAAGAACTTCAATTATCCTCCGTATTATCGATTGATTGAAATTACCTTGATTCATAAAGATGTGGATATGGTAAATGCTTCGTCAAAGTATTTTGCAGATGCGTTAAAAAAACATTTTGCCAAAAGGGTTTTAGGTCCTGAGTTTCCATTGGTTTCGCGTGTTCGGAATCAGTACCGAAAAAATGTATTGCTAAAAATTGAGCGCGATGCTTCGGTTGCACAGGTAAAGAAAATTGTAAGTGAATTGTTAGTAAAGTTCAAAACGAATGCCGATTATAAATCTGTGCGGGTGAATATTGATGTGGACCCAATGTAG